In Vibrio lentus, the genomic stretch CGCAACAAATAGACGAATTACAGTCAGCGACTAAGCGACTGAAAATTCAAAGCCCTTATTAGCCGTTGCTAGTAAGGGCTTTTTTGTGGTTCTTAGTTGTAAACGGAAAGTGCCTTGTACTCTTAAATGAGAAAAGACAGTAACTCGTCGACTTTGAGTGACAGCAAAGCTCTATCTTGCTTGGTTTCCACGTTGAGCCGTATCAACGGCTCTGTATTGGACTTTCTTAAGTTGAAGCGCCACGAGCCCATATTCATGCTGAGCCCGTCTGTGTGATCGATCTCAACGGCATAAACTTGATAGTGTGCCAACACATAAGCCATGACTTGTTCTGGGTCGGAAACTTTACGATTGATCTCTCCCGAAGAAGGGAATCTATCCATACTCGAACTGGTCAATTGATGAAGAGATTGCTGAGTCTCACAGATCAGTTCAATCACCAAGAGCCAAGGAATCATTCCTGAATCGCAATACCCAAAGTCACGGAAATAATGGTGCGCACTCATTTCACCACCATACACCGCGTTTAATTCTCGCATCTTCTCTTTGATGAGCGCATGCCCAGCTTTGACCGAAATAGCCTTCCCACCAAGCTTGTTGGCGACTTCAATCGTGTTCCATGTCATGCGCATATCGTGTAATACGGTTGCATTCGATTCTTTTAGTAAGAAGGCTTCAGCGAGCAACCCGACAATGTAATAACCCTCAATGTAATTGCCTTTTTCGTCAAAGAAAAAACAACGGTCGAAATCGCCATCCCACGCAATACCTAGATCGGCGGAGTGCTCTAAGACTGCATTTCGAGTTGCTACTTGGTTCTCTTTAATCAATGGGTTTGGGATGCCATTAGGAAATTTTCCGTCAGGGGCATGGTGTACCTTGATGAAGGTGACAGGAACATTGAGTTTGTTGAAACGCTCCTCTAAAGCATCGATAACATGTCCTGCAACACCGTTTCCAGCGTTAACTACCACCTTCATCGGTGATAGTTTGGATGGATTTATATAAGTGAGCAGGTGATCTACGTAAGGGGCGAGAATGCTGGTCGATCGGCTAGAGTTATTCGGTTGTACATGACCGATAGATAAATCGCTGTTCAGCTCTTGATGTAATACTTTAATACGTAGTTTGATTTCATCTAACCCACTGTTTTTACTTATCGGGCTAGCGTCCAAGCCGACCAACTTCATTCCGTTGTAATTGATTGGGTTATGGCTTGCCGTAATTTGGATTCCGCCAATGGCGTTAAGGTGGCGAGTTGCAAAGTAGACTTCTTCAGTCCCTGTCATTCCAAGGTCAACGACGGTTATTCCAGACTCGATTAAGCCTTTGGTCATGGCTTCTTGCAATGAAAGGGACGTTTCTCGGTTATCACGACCAATCACCACTTGAGCTAAGCCATCGAATGAAGTTTCAGGTGTCGTGGATAGGACGTACTCGCCAAATGCCTTGCCGAGCAGGTAGGCAAAGTGCCCATTGATTTGGTCACCAATGATGCCGCGAATATCGTTGTTCTTAAAGCAGCTAAGGTCTAATGTTGGTTTCACTTGATTGTCGCCGCTTTATTTCGATTTGTTGTTCTGAGACGAAGAAGCTTGTTGGTTTCGAACATCTCGCCCATAGCTGTCTTGATATCGAATGATATCGTCTTCACTTAAATGACTACCGGTTTGTACTTCGATCATTTCGAGAGGTGAGTCTCCAGGGTTCTCTAGGCTGTGGATATGACCTAACGGAATGTAAGTGGATTGATCTTCTTCGACGAGATACGTTTTCTCATCGTTGGTTACTTTCGCAGTCCCTGCCACTACTACCCAATGTTCCGCTCTATGGTGATGCATCTGTAGTGAAAGCTGATGACCCGCTTTTACGGTGATACGTTTCACTTTGTCGCGCTTGCCTAGATCGATCACGTCGTATTTACCCCAAGGCCTAAACACCTCGCGATGATGGACATGCTCCGTTCGACCAGCCTGATTCAGTTGGCTAACAATCGACTTAACACCTTGAACTTTGTCTTTGTTCGCAACCAATATTGCATCTTTGGTTTCGACAATAATGAGGTTTTCGACACCTACCGTCGCGACAAGCTTATTCTCCGCATGAATGTAGTTGTGTTGAGAGTCGACGGTTAACACATCGCCTTCAATGACGTTGTTGTGTTCATCCTTATCACTGACATCCCAGATAGCAGACCACGAGCCAATATCATTCCAACCAACATCCATCGGGATCACTGCGGCGTGTGAGGTCTTTTCCATCACGGCATAATCGATAGAGTCACTTGGGCTATTTTTGAATGCTTCTGCGTCGATACGAATAAAGTCGAGGTCGGTATTTTGCTTTGAAAGAGCGAGTTTGCAAGCCGTCAAGATATCTGGGCGGTGTTGAGAGAGTTCTCCAAGGTAGCTGGATGCCTTAAACATGAACATGCCGCTATTCCACAAGTATTGCTCTGAACGTATGTATTCTTCTGCAGTTACTTTATCAGGTTTTTCAACAAAGCAATCAATGGCATAGGCGTGATGGGTTGACTGCTCTTTAGCATTAGTATCAGTTTGAACGAGCGGGGAAAGAGGTTTCCCCTGTTTGATATAACCGTAGCCTGTTTCTGGCGCATTAGGGGTTATTCCAAATGTCACCAGTTTGCCTTGCTTCGCATAATCAACACCACGACTGATCACTTGTTGGAATTCAGAGGTGTTAGCGATGTGATGATCAGCAGCCAGTACTAATAAGATCGGGTCTGATGCATCCTGCTCATTATTGGTTGATTTACCTAAGGCTTGTAATGCCGCTAATGCGATGGCTGGAGCCGTGTTTCGACCGACGGGCTCTAGCAGAATACCACTATGTTGGATGTTAGCCGATCGAGCTTGTTCAGCTGCAATAAAGCGGTGTTCTTCATTACAGATAATGAATGGAGCAGCGCACTTGCTACCCGTTAGATAGTCCTCAAGACCTTGCAGGCGTTGAAGCGTTTGCTGAAGCATTGATTGTTCGCCAGCAATGTTGAGGAATTGCTTAGGGTAGAGTTCGCGAGACAATGGCCAGAGGCGGCTTCCGGAGCCGCCAGCTAGAATGACAGGTAAAATCATAAAGTGGTAATTAGGCGTAAAGGGTTACTAACACTATGTTACCACGCTTATGGCTTATCGATGAGCTTCAGGGCTCGAATTCATTACAACTTGAGAATCGTTGATGTCTTGCGCTTCAATCTTGAGTGTTTGTGTTGGGAAGGCGATATCAGCATTGTGCTTATGAATAATCGCTAACACCTGCAATAAAACATCTTGTTTCACTTCGTGGTATCTCACCCAATTAACCGTCTTGGTGAAGGTGTAGATAAAGAAGTTGAGCGTTGATGGCCCGAACTTATCAAAGTTAACGATCAGCGTCTGTTTGGCATCAATGTCAGGGTGCGTTTCAAGCATGGCTTTTACGTCATTCACAATCAGAGCAAGCTTGTTTGCGTCTTGATAGCGAAGCCCAAACGTTTCATTGATTCTGCGGTTCAACATTCTTGATGGGTTTTCCACCACAATGTTACTGAACACAGAATTCGGTACGTACAAAGGACGTTTATCAAAAGTGCGAATGATGGTCATGCGCCAGCCAATGCGTTCGACGGTGCCTTCGATTTGGCGGTCTGGTGAGCGTATCCAATCTCCAACTTTAAAAGGGCGGTCGAAGTAAATCATCATGCCACCGAAGAAGTTCGACAGTAAGTCTTTAGCCGCTAAACCGACGATCAAGCCACCCACACCACCAAAGGTGAGTAAGCCTGAAAGACTGAGCCCAAACGCCTGCATGATGGTCAGGCCGCCCATCACCATAAAGAACAAGCGAGCAACTTTCGCGATAGCCTGAACGGTGGTTTCGTCCCTGGTCTTCTGTTCTAAGACATACGCTTCAGAGTTGCTAATCATTCGCAACGTGAACCAAACAAAAGTACAGATGATCAGTATGTGCTTAAGCGTTTTTAACCAGTTGATTTCATTGCCAAACTGGCCTTGAAGGATCAGGCCTATAGACACAGTAGCAGGCCAACACCAAAGTAACGTGCTGACAGGCGTTTTTAGAGCCTCTAGCAGTAGGTCGTCCCAGTGGAATGGAGTTTTCTGAACCAGAATTTCTAAGCGATTATGGATAATTCGCCAAGCTACCCAAGCGAGAAAACTCGCAATAGTGATGAATAGGACGCTGTTTGCCCAATCACTATGGCTCTGGTTGATGTAGGTTTGTACTTGGGTTATGAATTCATTCATTGTGTGTGCTGCCGCAGAAATTATGAATTGGAAATTAGCAGAAACTCGAGTTGTTCTCTACCTTTATAAATCAAACGATTATGACAATAGTATAACCTTATTCTTGCAGAACTAACTTTTTTTGAGATAGAAACTAATGTAGGTTTGGCTATCCCGTGTAATTAAAATTTCTAAACAGGATTTCAAATGAGCGACAAACAATATGCAGTTATCGGTTTAGGGCGATTTGGTCTGTCTGTTTGCAAAGAGCTGCAAAGTTCAGGGGCACAGGTACTGGCCGTCGATATTGATGAAGAGCGAGTGAAAGAAGCAGCGGCTTTTGTTTCACAAGCGATTGTTGCGAACTGCACGAGCGAAGAGACGGTGAAAGAGTTAAGACTCGATGATTACGATATGGTGATGGTATCGATAGGCTCTGACGTTAACTCAAGCATTCTAACGACTTTGGTGGTGAAAGAATCTGGAGCAAAAGCAGTTTGGGTTAAGGCGAATGATAAGTTCCACGGCAAGATCCTCTCTAAGATTGGTGCTGATCATATCATCATGCCGGAGCGAGATATGGGTATTCGTGTTGCTCGTAAGATGCTGGACAGACGCGTTCTCGAATTTATCGACCTTGGCAGTGGCTTAGCGATGACAGAAATCGTTATTGGCTCAAAGTTTTTAGGTAAGCAACTTCGCGACCTAAAGCTGTGCAAAGAGGTAGGGGTTGAAGTACTTGGCTTCAAGCGCGGCCCGAACCTAACCAAAGCACCTGAACTTGATGTCAGTTTAGAGATCGGTGATGTGGTGATCATTGCAGGGCCGAAAGAGACCTTGTCTAGAAAGCTACGCAATTGGTAACTGGTAATAAGTAATTGGTAATAAGGTAACCGTATGAATTCGTTGAAACGAAAAGGTACTTTCTACACGCTCAAGACAGATAAAAAGCCGCGCAAAGGCTCAGAGCCAAAGATTATCCTTACGAGTTTCTTAGGTGTTCTTATCCCTTCTGCAATCTTGTTGACGCTGCCAGTCTTTTCTGTGACTGGGCTTAGTTTTACAGATGCGCTGTTTACTGCCACATCCGCAATCAGTGTGACAGGCTTGGGTGTTGTCGATACAGGTGAACATTTCACTCTGGCGGGCAAAATACTGCTGATGTTTTTGATGCAAGTCGGCGGTTTAGGGCAGATGACCCTGTCTGCAGTGCTGCTCTATATGTTTGGCGTTAGATTAAGTCTCAAGCAACAAGCATTGGCGAAGGAAGCGCTGGGTCAAGATCGTAAGATTAATCTCCGTAAATTAGTTAAGAAGATCATCATCTTTGCGTTGGTGGCGGAGTTTGTTGGGTTTGTGTTGCTCTGTTTCCGTTGGGTTCCAGAAATGGGATGGGCAACGGGAAGCTTTTATGCACTCTTTCACGCTATATCTGCATTCAATAACGCAGGTTTCGCGCTGTTCTCAGACAGCATGATGAGTTTTGTTGATGATCCATTGGTGATTTGTACTTTGGCGGGTTTATTCATCTTTGGTGGATTAGGCTTCACGGTAGTGGGGGACTTATCGAGTAACTGGCGTAAAGGCTTCCAGCACTTGCATCTGCATACTAAGATCATGCTGACCGCAACACCAACTTTGTTGTTGGTAGGGACGGTTATGTTTTGGTTATTGGAGAGGAATAACTCAGCAACGATGGAAGGCCTCTCTATACAAGGTCAGTGGTTAGCTGCATTTTTCCAATCGGCGAGTGCTCGTACTGCCGGTTTCAACAGTGTCGATTTATCTCAGTATACGCAACCGGCATTATTGGTGATGATCGTACTGATGTTGATTGGTGCTGGTTCGACTTCTACTGGTGGTGGTATTAAGGTTTCGACCTTTGCAGTTGCGTTTGTCGCAACTTGGACATTCTTGCGTCAGAAAAAGCATGTCGTGATGTTTAAGCGCACCGTGACTTGGCAAGCGGTAACAAAATCTTTGGCCATTATTGTGGTTAGTGGGGCGTTATTAACCACTGCGATGTTTTTGTTAATGCTTACTGAAAAGGCAGCGTTTGATCGCGTGATGTTTGAGGTGATTTCTGCCTTTGCAACCGTTGGCCTAACAGCAGGACTCACTGCGAACCTGACTGAGCCGGGTAAATACATCATGATTGTCGTTATGGTGATTGGACGTATCGGTCCCTTGACGTTGGCTTATATGCTAGCTCGCCCAGAACCTTCCTTGTTGAAATACCCCGAAGATACTGTGTTAACGGGTTAATAACGTTACCAGGCTAATGAATCACATTTTGTCAGTAACAACAAAGCCAGCGATATGCTGGCTTTGTTGTTATAGGTGTAGCTCTAATTTTTTAGTATTTAGCCTTCGAACATTTCAATATATTCTTCGTAGCCTTCTTCAGCCAATTTATCTGCTGGGATAAAGCGCATAGCGGCTGAGTTCATGCAGTAGCGCAAACCTGTTGGCTTTGGACCATCTTTAAATACATGTCCTAGATGAGAGTCACCAAATTTACTGCGAACCTCTGTTCTCGGGTAAAGCAACTTGTAGTCAGTAGTCGTTACGACATAAGCCTCGCTGATTGGCTGTGTAAAGCTCGGCCAACCTGTACCTGATTTGTATTTGTCTTTTGAAGAGAACAAAGGCTCACCCGTTACGATATCAACGTAAATACCTTCTTGCTTGTTATCCCAGTATTTGTTGTCAAATGGGCGCTCTGTCGCGTCGTCTTGTGTAACATCGTATTGCAGTGAAGTTAGAGACGCTTTGATCTCTGCATCAGACGGCTTACTGTATGTCTTAGCATTGGCTGTCGCATTTTGTCCATCGATGATCTGACGGATCGTTTTCGGATTTTCTTTTCTATCATCACCGAAGATTTTATCTAGGTACTGATCACGACCAGAAGCGTAGCGGTAGTAGTTATAACGAACCTTGCTCTTCTTGTAATAATCTTGATGGTAATCTTCTGCTGGCCAGAATTTTTCAAACTTAATCAGTTCTGTTTTTAATGGTTCACCAAAGATTTGAGCCTTGTCTATCTCCATCATGAAGTTCTGAGCGACGTCTTTTTGTTCTTGGTTATGATAGAAAACAGCAGGTCGATATTGTGGACCTCTGTCAACGAATGAACCTTTGTCATCAGTTGGGTCGATGTGTCTGAAGAATTGGTC encodes the following:
- a CDS encoding phosphomannomutase CpsG (capsular polysaccharide biosynthesis protein; catalyzes the formation of D-mannose 6-phosphate from alpha-D-mannose 1-phosphate), producing MKPTLDLSCFKNNDIRGIIGDQINGHFAYLLGKAFGEYVLSTTPETSFDGLAQVVIGRDNRETSLSLQEAMTKGLIESGITVVDLGMTGTEEVYFATRHLNAIGGIQITASHNPINYNGMKLVGLDASPISKNSGLDEIKLRIKVLHQELNSDLSIGHVQPNNSSRSTSILAPYVDHLLTYINPSKLSPMKVVVNAGNGVAGHVIDALEERFNKLNVPVTFIKVHHAPDGKFPNGIPNPLIKENQVATRNAVLEHSADLGIAWDGDFDRCFFFDEKGNYIEGYYIVGLLAEAFLLKESNATVLHDMRMTWNTIEVANKLGGKAISVKAGHALIKEKMRELNAVYGGEMSAHHYFRDFGYCDSGMIPWLLVIELICETQQSLHQLTSSSMDRFPSSGEINRKVSDPEQVMAYVLAHYQVYAVEIDHTDGLSMNMGSWRFNLRKSNTEPLIRLNVETKQDRALLSLKVDELLSFLI
- a CDS encoding mannose-1-phosphate guanylyltransferase/mannose-6-phosphate isomerase, encoding MILPVILAGGSGSRLWPLSRELYPKQFLNIAGEQSMLQQTLQRLQGLEDYLTGSKCAAPFIICNEEHRFIAAEQARSANIQHSGILLEPVGRNTAPAIALAALQALGKSTNNEQDASDPILLVLAADHHIANTSEFQQVISRGVDYAKQGKLVTFGITPNAPETGYGYIKQGKPLSPLVQTDTNAKEQSTHHAYAIDCFVEKPDKVTAEEYIRSEQYLWNSGMFMFKASSYLGELSQHRPDILTACKLALSKQNTDLDFIRIDAEAFKNSPSDSIDYAVMEKTSHAAVIPMDVGWNDIGSWSAIWDVSDKDEHNNVIEGDVLTVDSQHNYIHAENKLVATVGVENLIIVETKDAILVANKDKVQGVKSIVSQLNQAGRTEHVHHREVFRPWGKYDVIDLGKRDKVKRITVKAGHQLSLQMHHHRAEHWVVVAGTAKVTNDEKTYLVEEDQSTYIPLGHIHSLENPGDSPLEMIEVQTGSHLSEDDIIRYQDSYGRDVRNQQASSSQNNKSK
- a CDS encoding mechanosensitive ion channel family protein; this translates as MNEFITQVQTYINQSHSDWANSVLFITIASFLAWVAWRIIHNRLEILVQKTPFHWDDLLLEALKTPVSTLLWCWPATVSIGLILQGQFGNEINWLKTLKHILIICTFVWFTLRMISNSEAYVLEQKTRDETTVQAIAKVARLFFMVMGGLTIMQAFGLSLSGLLTFGGVGGLIVGLAAKDLLSNFFGGMMIYFDRPFKVGDWIRSPDRQIEGTVERIGWRMTIIRTFDKRPLYVPNSVFSNIVVENPSRMLNRRINETFGLRYQDANKLALIVNDVKAMLETHPDIDAKQTLIVNFDKFGPSTLNFFIYTFTKTVNWVRYHEVKQDVLLQVLAIIHKHNADIAFPTQTLKIEAQDINDSQVVMNSSPEAHR
- a CDS encoding potassium channel family protein, whose protein sequence is MSDKQYAVIGLGRFGLSVCKELQSSGAQVLAVDIDEERVKEAAAFVSQAIVANCTSEETVKELRLDDYDMVMVSIGSDVNSSILTTLVVKESGAKAVWVKANDKFHGKILSKIGADHIIMPERDMGIRVARKMLDRRVLEFIDLGSGLAMTEIVIGSKFLGKQLRDLKLCKEVGVEVLGFKRGPNLTKAPELDVSLEIGDVVIIAGPKETLSRKLRNW
- a CDS encoding TrkH family potassium uptake protein encodes the protein MNSLKRKGTFYTLKTDKKPRKGSEPKIILTSFLGVLIPSAILLTLPVFSVTGLSFTDALFTATSAISVTGLGVVDTGEHFTLAGKILLMFLMQVGGLGQMTLSAVLLYMFGVRLSLKQQALAKEALGQDRKINLRKLVKKIIIFALVAEFVGFVLLCFRWVPEMGWATGSFYALFHAISAFNNAGFALFSDSMMSFVDDPLVICTLAGLFIFGGLGFTVVGDLSSNWRKGFQHLHLHTKIMLTATPTLLLVGTVMFWLLERNNSATMEGLSIQGQWLAAFFQSASARTAGFNSVDLSQYTQPALLVMIVLMLIGAGSTSTGGGIKVSTFAVAFVATWTFLRQKKHVVMFKRTVTWQAVTKSLAIIVVSGALLTTAMFLLMLTEKAAFDRVMFEVISAFATVGLTAGLTANLTEPGKYIMIVVMVIGRIGPLTLAYMLARPEPSLLKYPEDTVLTG
- the msrB gene encoding peptide-methionine (R)-S-oxide reductase MsrB — translated: MNKLSKILVSLVVALPLISLFVSQTGTANTMDKTANSGKSEIATLAGGCFWCTESDLEKLTGVSDVVSGYSGGELENPTYKQVSSGKSGHIEVINVTYNPDVVSYEQVLDQFFRHIDPTDDKGSFVDRGPQYRPAVFYHNQEQKDVAQNFMMEIDKAQIFGEPLKTELIKFEKFWPAEDYHQDYYKKSKVRYNYYRYASGRDQYLDKIFGDDRKENPKTIRQIIDGQNATANAKTYSKPSDAEIKASLTSLQYDVTQDDATERPFDNKYWDNKQEGIYVDIVTGEPLFSSKDKYKSGTGWPSFTQPISEAYVVTTTDYKLLYPRTEVRSKFGDSHLGHVFKDGPKPTGLRYCMNSAAMRFIPADKLAEEGYEEYIEMFEG